In one Methanothermobacter sp. genomic region, the following are encoded:
- a CDS encoding isocitrate/isopropylmalate family dehydrogenase — translation GSAPQIAGKNIANPTAMILTTTLMLKHLNKTQEAQKIQEALEKTLEKGLVTPDLGGSLGTMEMAAEIAKRIEG, via the coding sequence ACGGATCAGCACCCCAGATAGCCGGAAAAAACATAGCAAACCCCACAGCCATGATACTCACAACAACACTCATGCTAAAACACCTCAACAAAACACAGGAAGCACAGAAAATACAGGAAGCACTGGAAAAAACCCTTGAAAAGGGTCTGGTTACACCGGACCTTGGGGGAAGCCTCGGTACAATGGAAATGGCTGCTGAGATAGCAAAGAGAATTGAGGGGTGA
- the mmp11 gene encoding methanogenesis marker protein 11 encodes MEILRPSELKERFRDPWISPYTKVLTMVDGDLVEILEYHPCISGSEWMIYQYSRSSKLIERARRDGNRHTYLAHTGKAPIELRASLNAAGIEEVSVEGDEVRVVHAGLAGAGVGAAMCRGMAEGVKRIELYEVGGGSKPGRAAVITPRLEKVVLGIDDTDTPESGATWTLANNMGMEISRRGFEYIDHVTVQLYPHNPRKTQNCVSVALSFAVQPGKSNELVHLATGFLEENTLSDKTSLAVFRGIKVPKELKEYSMMAKKSFMEVEDAEEVAESLGIDLIEVTGAQGKIGALAAIGLYDDPEEAARVYY; translated from the coding sequence ATGGAGATACTCAGACCATCAGAGCTGAAGGAAAGGTTCAGGGACCCCTGGATATCACCCTACACCAAGGTCCTCACCATGGTGGACGGGGATCTCGTTGAGATCCTGGAATACCACCCCTGCATCTCAGGGTCAGAGTGGATGATATACCAGTACAGCAGGTCAAGCAAGCTGATAGAGAGGGCCCGGAGGGATGGTAACAGGCACACCTACCTTGCACACACCGGCAAGGCTCCAATAGAACTCAGGGCGAGTCTCAACGCCGCTGGGATAGAGGAGGTGTCTGTTGAGGGTGACGAGGTCCGCGTTGTGCATGCTGGCCTTGCAGGTGCCGGTGTTGGTGCTGCAATGTGCCGGGGCATGGCAGAGGGTGTGAAGAGAATTGAACTCTATGAGGTGGGAGGGGGCTCAAAGCCCGGTAGAGCCGCGGTGATAACACCCCGCCTCGAGAAGGTTGTCCTGGGCATAGATGACACAGACACCCCTGAAAGCGGCGCGACCTGGACCCTTGCCAACAATATGGGTATGGAGATCTCCAGAAGAGGATTTGAGTACATTGACCATGTGACAGTTCAGCTATACCCACACAACCCCCGCAAGACACAGAACTGTGTATCGGTTGCCCTTTCCTTCGCGGTGCAGCCCGGTAAAAGTAATGAACTGGTCCATCTTGCTACAGGTTTTCTTGAAGAGAACACCCTTTCAGATAAAACTTCACTTGCAGTTTTCAGGGGAATAAAGGTTCCAAAAGAGCTTAAAGAGTATTCAATGATGGCCAAAAAGAGTTTCATGGAAGTCGAAGATGCAGAGGAAGTCGCAGAGTCCCTTGGAATAGATCTCATCGAGGTAACAGGGGCTCAGGGCAAGATAGGGGCCCTTGCAGCCATCGGCCTCTATGATGATCCAGAAGAAGCTGCAAGAGTATACTACTGA
- a CDS encoding cysteine desulfurase, which translates to MRTEDVRADIPLLREKAYLDAASTTPTPLPIVRAMTEYFERYNANTGRGAYSLAVEATMKLQEARRKVSGFINASEDEIVFTKNTSEAINIVAGGLKFRKGDSVVVPNIEHHSNFLPWLRLRERGVDVRIVRADENGIVDPAMVEGAVDETTRLVTITHISNALGTVQDVKEVGRIAHENGALYMIDGAQSIGHMKVDVRELGADFAAFPGHKGTLGPVGTGFLYCRGECQDELEPFMLGGGTVIDVSEDDYVLEEFPSRFEAGTLNIAGFIGLGASIDYINRIGIHKIRNHGLKMTEKLYSEVSSIDKIRCYGDPQNIYGILSFNIDNMDPHDVAKLLDETAGVCVRSGHHCAIPAMRHLGVHESGGTVRASIHYYNTEDDIEVLAETLREIARMG; encoded by the coding sequence GTGCGTACAGAGGACGTGAGGGCCGACATACCACTCCTCAGGGAGAAGGCTTACCTTGATGCTGCAAGCACAACCCCAACCCCCCTCCCCATTGTGAGGGCAATGACAGAGTACTTTGAAAGATACAACGCCAATACAGGACGAGGGGCGTATTCACTTGCAGTTGAAGCAACCATGAAACTTCAGGAAGCCCGTAGAAAGGTTTCAGGATTCATAAATGCCTCTGAAGACGAAATAGTATTCACAAAGAACACGTCCGAGGCCATAAACATTGTGGCAGGCGGCCTCAAATTCAGGAAGGGGGACTCGGTGGTTGTACCCAACATCGAGCACCACTCCAACTTCCTCCCCTGGCTCAGGCTCCGTGAAAGGGGTGTTGATGTAAGGATAGTGAGGGCAGATGAAAATGGCATTGTGGACCCTGCAATGGTTGAGGGGGCTGTCGATGAGACCACGCGCCTTGTAACCATAACCCACATATCCAATGCCCTTGGTACGGTGCAGGATGTGAAGGAGGTGGGGAGGATCGCCCATGAAAACGGTGCCCTCTACATGATTGACGGGGCCCAGTCCATTGGACATATGAAGGTCGATGTTAGGGAGTTGGGGGCAGACTTTGCAGCCTTCCCTGGACACAAGGGGACCCTGGGTCCGGTGGGGACGGGGTTCCTCTACTGCAGGGGGGAATGCCAGGATGAACTTGAACCATTCATGCTGGGTGGGGGTACCGTCATTGATGTCTCAGAGGATGACTACGTCCTGGAAGAGTTTCCCTCAAGGTTCGAGGCAGGAACCCTCAACATAGCAGGTTTCATAGGCCTGGGGGCATCCATAGACTACATAAACAGGATAGGAATCCATAAAATCAGAAATCATGGCCTGAAAATGACAGAAAAACTCTACAGTGAGGTTTCATCCATTGACAAAATCAGGTGCTATGGTGACCCCCAAAATATTTATGGTATTCTTTCCTTCAACATAGATAATATGGACCCCCATGACGTTGCAAAGCTACTGGATGAAACCGCCGGTGTCTGTGTTAGAAGCGGCCACCACTGCGCAATACCAGCCATGAGGCACCTGGGAGTTCATGAATCCGGTGGCACCGTGAGGGCATCCATACACTACTATAATACAGAGGATGACATTGAGGTCCTTGCAGAAACCCTGAGGGAAATAGCAAGGATGGGGTGA
- the ribH gene encoding 6,7-dimethyl-8-ribityllumazine synthase, protein MVNVRIGAVVAEFNYDITHMMLELAKEHAKFLESEITKVIAVPGVFDMPLAVKKLLLDDEIDAVITLGAVIEGATDHDQIVVQHASRKIADLSLEYDKPVALGISGPGMTRLEAHQRVDYAKRAVEAAVKMYRRLNEI, encoded by the coding sequence ATGGTAAATGTCAGGATAGGGGCTGTGGTAGCCGAATTCAACTATGACATAACACATATGATGCTTGAACTTGCAAAAGAACATGCTAAATTTCTTGAATCTGAAATAACAAAGGTTATAGCTGTTCCAGGGGTATTCGATATGCCTCTCGCGGTTAAGAAGCTTCTCCTTGATGATGAAATCGACGCAGTTATCACGCTGGGGGCTGTTATTGAGGGGGCAACGGACCATGACCAGATAGTGGTCCAGCACGCCTCACGTAAGATAGCGGACCTATCACTGGAATACGATAAGCCCGTGGCCCTTGGAATATCCGGCCCCGGTATGACGAGGCTGGAAGCCCACCAGCGTGTTGACTATGCAAAGAGGGCCGTTGAGGCAGCCGTTAAAATGTACAGAAGACTCAACGAAATTTGA